The following coding sequences are from one Pelmatolapia mariae isolate MD_Pm_ZW linkage group LG4, Pm_UMD_F_2, whole genome shotgun sequence window:
- the LOC134626673 gene encoding piggyBac transposable element-derived protein 3-like: MADANHPGKRYTVAEILAMLQDSETVADITVVPESEMHAHDTDCDSDQSDDEATGDHNRLPSRILKGEGFLPNSDMQLPNPPDDDPGCSSSVSQTETRKVSGTYEKVTSQIVGPMLHKTKNQDRKFKKIKIAAKAPAQANKKYQIPRYVPKEHDPGFTSDDPVDIFLTFYPKSLRDVTLEMSNLYAEQKGKTLNLTEDELLTFYGILLISGYNTVPRRRLLWSDDCDVSNNAMRRNRFDEIMSSVHLVDNMKITAYPFFKVRPLFKHLNDINNAIPIAEHVAVDEMMIEYFGRHGCKQFIRGKPIRFGYKIWSLASSSGFVHQMEPYVGSHTHLVETGLGQGPSVVLGLAEKAEVPPGVKFYHDNLFTTLSLVDEMTLRGYGSCGTMRQTQLHNVPFTAPQTFKKTPRGDAEYLVEAEKLIVRWNDNSVVTVVSNMEREFTETEAKRWNKQKRTMDKVRQPKCIQDYNTHMGGVDLHDQFVSRYRVNIRSKKWWWPCFSWALNSAMVNSWCYYRSWKSGENDLLSFQRLVAQTLLLRHGTKPSRQGRRSSMAVAITDATRFDNLNHWPCNTGSRYKRCKNCGGRTSLACGKCDVPLHVECFKKYHTE; the protein is encoded by the exons ATGGCGGATGCAAATCATCCTGGAAAGAG GTACACCGTAGCAGAGATCCTGGCCATGCTGCAGGACTCTGAAACTGTGGCGGACATCACAGTTGTGCCTGAGTCAGAAATGCACGCACATGACACAGACTGTGACAGTGACCAATCTGATGATGAGGCCACTGGTGACCATAACCGCCTCCCATCAAGAATACTCAAAGGTGAAGGCTTTCTACCTAATTCGGACATGCAGCTGCCAAATCCCCCCGATGATGATCCTGGGTGCTCATCCTCAGTGAGTCAGACAGAGACTAGAAAGGTCAGTGGCACATATGAAAAGGTGACCAGTCAGATTGTTGGGCCCATGCTCCACAAAACTAAGAACCAAGACAGGAAattcaaaaaaatcaaaattgcGGCCAAAGCACCAGCACAAGCCAACAAAAAATATCAGATCCCTCGCTATGTCcccaaagaacatgatcctggCTTCACATCAGATGATCCAGTGGATATCTTCCTCACATTTTATCCCAAGTCCCTCAGAGATGTCACACTGGAAATGTCCAATCTCTACGCTGAACAAAAAGGGAAAACGCTCAACCTGACTGAGGATGAACTTCTTACATTCTACGGTATTCTGTTGATCAGTGGATACAACACAGTCCCAAGGCGGCGTCTTCTCTGGTCAGACGATTGTGATGTCAGCAACAATGCCATGCGGAGGAACAGGTTTGATGAAATTATGTCTTCTGTTCATTTAGTAGACAACATGAAGATCACAGCTTACCCGTTCTTCAAGGTGCGTCCCCTTTTTAAGCATCTAAATGACATCAACAACGCAATCCCGATAGCAGAACATGTGGCAGTAGATGAGATGATGATTGAGTATTTTGGAAGGCATGGGTGCAAACAGTTTATTAGAGGGAAGCCTATTCGTTTTGGGTATAAAATATGGAGCTTAGCATCCTCCTCCGGGTTTGTCCATCAGATGGAGCCATATGTAGGAAGCCACACACATCTGGTGGAAACTGGACTTGGTCAGGGTCCAAGTGTGGTTCTTGGCCTGGCAGAGAAAGCTGAAGTGCCACCTGGAGTCAAGTTTTACCACGACAACCTCTTCACAACCCTGTCCCTGGTGGATGAGATGACCCTGAGAGGCTATGGCAGCTGTGGCACGATGCGACAAACTCAGCTCCATAACGTTCCCTTCACAGCACCCCAGACCTTCAAGAAGACACCCAGAGGAGATGCTGAGTATCTGGTTGAGGCAGAGAAGCTGATTGTAAGGTGGAATGACAACAGCGTGGTCACCGTGGTGTCGAACATGGAGAGGGAGTTCACCGAAACTGAGGCGAAGAGATGGAATAAACAGAAGCGGACTATGGACAAGGTCAGACAGCCCAAGTGTATCCAGGACTACAACACACACATGGGAGGAGTGGACCTGCATGACCAGTTTGTCAGCCGCTACAGAGTCAACATCCGGTCCAAGAAGTGGTGGTGGCCATGCTTCAGCTGGGCCCTGAACAGTGCCATGGTGAACAGCTGGTGCTATTACAG GTCCTGGAAAAGCGGGGAGAATGATCTCCTCTCCTTCCAGAGGCTGGTAGCCCAGACCCTCCTCCTGCGCCATGGAACAAAGCCAAGTAGGCAGGGCAGAAGATCTTCAATGGCGGTGGCGATAACTGATGCCACCAGGTTTGATAATTTGAACCACTGGCCCTGCAACACTGGTAGCAGGTACAAGCGATGCAAGAACTGCGGCGGACGCACATCATTGGCGTGTGGAAAGTGTGATGTGCCACTACATGTGGAGTGCTTCAAGAAGTACCACACTGAGTAG